The Listeria monocytogenes genome window below encodes:
- a CDS encoding NAD(P)H-dependent oxidoreductase: MAKVVAIIGDPREKGTSRDLFQKYLAVFQEQPTIEVKIYDIRELAFDPNLPEGYRTEQTPDIIALKNDVRSADLLLFSYPVWWFNVPAVLKGVIDHLFWRGESYSFKDKKYFLTGPWRKKRARLIYTIGGMEIQHRLFARPALTALRYPLWMSGVFSVKVTSIDRLDLSIRRADDYYDKKVTRAAKRDIQFLLKKQIRKKVFA; encoded by the coding sequence ATGGCTAAGGTTGTGGCGATTATTGGCGATCCGCGAGAAAAAGGTACATCAAGAGATTTGTTTCAGAAGTATTTAGCTGTTTTTCAGGAACAACCAACAATCGAGGTAAAAATCTATGATATTCGCGAATTAGCTTTTGACCCTAATTTACCTGAAGGCTATCGTACAGAGCAAACTCCTGACATAATTGCGCTTAAAAATGACGTTCGTTCCGCTGATTTACTTCTATTTTCTTATCCGGTTTGGTGGTTTAACGTTCCGGCTGTGTTAAAAGGTGTTATTGATCATTTATTTTGGCGCGGGGAGAGTTATAGTTTTAAAGATAAAAAATATTTTCTTACAGGACCATGGCGAAAAAAACGGGCGCGGTTGATTTATACGATTGGTGGAATGGAAATACAACATCGACTTTTCGCCCGCCCTGCTCTTACTGCCTTGCGTTATCCATTATGGATGAGTGGCGTGTTTTCGGTGAAAGTGACTTCAATTGATCGACTGGATCTTTCTATCAGAAGGGCTGATGACTACTATGATAAAAAAGTTACGCGTGCAGCAAAACGCGATATTCAATTCTTGCTAAAAAAGCAAATTAGAAAGAAGGTTTTTGCATGA
- a CDS encoding MBL fold metallo-hydrolase produces MKITAKHPYWQITTLPYLFPVNCYLILEKDGLTLIDTGILAHAKGIISLIHKLKTPLKRILLTHAHGDHIGGLVAVKATFPEALVMIGSREKLLVETKEIYAFEAQKPLKGSYSDKLPVKIDQVLKDGDMVGSLLIIDTPGHTPGSISFFDERNGHLFVGDLFQTRGGAAICGEKRWLFPFPAMGSWDLSTSIASAEKLKLLDVTEIACGHGPVMNMADFNVTNVLQRARKQVENEKD; encoded by the coding sequence ATGAAAATTACTGCCAAACATCCATATTGGCAAATTACGACATTGCCGTATCTTTTTCCAGTGAATTGTTACTTAATATTAGAAAAAGACGGCTTAACATTGATTGATACTGGGATTTTAGCACATGCGAAAGGAATCATTTCACTTATCCATAAATTAAAAACACCGTTAAAACGGATTTTATTAACGCATGCACATGGTGACCATATTGGCGGTTTAGTCGCGGTGAAAGCAACTTTTCCAGAAGCGCTTGTAATGATTGGAAGCAGAGAAAAATTGCTTGTAGAAACGAAAGAAATTTATGCTTTTGAAGCACAGAAGCCATTAAAAGGTAGTTATTCAGATAAGCTTCCGGTGAAAATTGATCAAGTATTAAAAGATGGCGATATGGTTGGCTCTTTGTTAATTATTGATACTCCAGGACATACACCAGGTTCGATTTCGTTTTTTGATGAGCGTAATGGACATTTATTTGTAGGAGATTTATTTCAAACTCGTGGTGGAGCGGCTATTTGTGGGGAGAAACGATGGTTGTTCCCTTTTCCAGCGATGGGTTCTTGGGATCTTTCAACAAGTATTGCATCGGCGGAAAAGTTAAAGCTTCTCGATGTAACGGAAATTGCTTGTGGGCATGGACCGGTGATGAATATGGCTGATTTCAATGTAACAAATGTGCTGCAGCGCGCACGTAAACAAGTAGAAAATGAAAAAGACTAG
- the trmD gene encoding tRNA (guanosine(37)-N1)-methyltransferase TrmD: protein MKIDILSIFPDMFSGVTGNSIIKKAIENDRVAVEVTDFREYAEGKHHIVDDYPYGGGAGMLLKAQPIFDAVQAVKEKQPETKPRVILMDPAGKRFDQKMAEEFAEEEHLVFICGHYEGYDERIREHLVTDEVSIGDYILTGGEIGAMIVMDSVIRLLPGVLGNKDSAVTDSFSTGLLEHPHYTRPADFRGMKVPDILLSGNHAWIEEWRDKESLKRTYERRPDLLKNYPLTDKQKTWLKEWSDSK, encoded by the coding sequence ATGAAAATTGACATTCTATCCATTTTCCCAGATATGTTTTCGGGAGTGACCGGGAATTCCATTATAAAAAAAGCCATCGAAAACGATCGTGTCGCGGTTGAAGTGACTGATTTCAGGGAATATGCAGAAGGAAAGCATCATATTGTCGATGATTACCCTTATGGTGGCGGGGCAGGTATGTTACTCAAAGCGCAACCGATATTTGATGCCGTTCAAGCTGTCAAAGAGAAACAACCAGAAACAAAGCCAAGAGTTATTTTAATGGACCCAGCAGGCAAACGCTTCGACCAAAAAATGGCAGAAGAGTTTGCCGAAGAAGAGCATCTTGTTTTTATTTGCGGTCACTATGAAGGTTACGACGAACGAATTCGCGAACACCTTGTTACGGATGAAGTGTCGATTGGAGATTACATTTTAACTGGTGGCGAAATTGGCGCAATGATTGTAATGGACAGTGTTATCCGTCTTTTACCGGGAGTACTTGGTAATAAAGATTCCGCTGTGACAGATTCTTTCTCGACTGGTTTGCTTGAACATCCACACTATACGCGACCAGCCGATTTTAGAGGAATGAAAGTGCCAGATATTTTACTCAGCGGCAATCATGCGTGGATAGAAGAATGGCGCGACAAAGAATCGCTCAAAAGAACCTACGAACGCCGCCCAGATTTACTTAAAAACTATCCCTTAACAGACAAGCAAAAAACTTGGCTCAAAGAATGGTCTGATAGTAAATAA
- the rimM gene encoding ribosome maturation factor RimM (Essential for efficient processing of 16S rRNA): MEKMYNVGKIVNTHGLIGEIRVIATTDFPEERFQVGNTVYLFEKNSKKPEKLIIRSHRKHKNFDLLMFEGFTGIHQVERMKEGVLKIKEAQLTDLEENEFYFHEIIGCTVVTTDGEELGEITEILTPGANDVWVVKGSDKKEKLIPYIADVVKEININDKKITIEVMEGLLD; the protein is encoded by the coding sequence ATGGAGAAAATGTATAATGTAGGAAAAATTGTTAATACTCATGGCTTAATCGGTGAAATTCGTGTTATCGCAACGACCGATTTTCCAGAAGAACGGTTCCAAGTTGGGAATACCGTGTACTTATTTGAAAAAAACAGCAAAAAGCCTGAAAAACTAATCATTCGCTCACACCGCAAACATAAGAACTTTGATTTGCTGATGTTTGAAGGATTCACTGGAATTCATCAAGTGGAACGTATGAAAGAAGGTGTACTTAAAATCAAAGAAGCGCAACTAACTGATTTAGAGGAAAACGAATTTTATTTCCATGAAATCATCGGTTGTACCGTTGTAACGACTGATGGCGAAGAGCTTGGCGAAATCACAGAAATTCTAACACCAGGCGCCAATGATGTATGGGTTGTAAAAGGTAGCGACAAAAAAGAAAAACTAATTCCTTATATTGCCGACGTTGTAAAAGAAATCAATATTAATGACAAAAAAATTACAATCGAAGTCATGGAAGGACTGCTAGATTAA
- a CDS encoding YlqD family protein, with translation MEIIQKVVVKQILTEASKQELIEYYIEQKRQIEQECDQLHFEQKKMERKSKFQPERVADYFTHELDIRREKKKLIQFQMEQLEVLELGSEIREREMETIMDVQVGDKWDKSIFDKTIVVKDGIIVEIR, from the coding sequence GTGGAAATCATCCAAAAAGTTGTCGTCAAACAAATTCTAACCGAAGCAAGTAAACAAGAATTAATCGAGTATTATATCGAACAAAAACGACAAATCGAACAAGAATGCGACCAGTTGCATTTTGAACAAAAGAAAATGGAACGAAAAAGCAAATTTCAACCTGAACGAGTGGCCGATTACTTTACCCACGAACTCGACATTCGCCGAGAAAAGAAAAAACTAATTCAGTTTCAAATGGAACAATTAGAAGTCCTCGAGCTTGGCAGTGAAATTCGCGAACGAGAAATGGAAACGATTATGGATGTACAAGTAGGAGACAAGTGGGATAAATCCATTTTTGATAAAACCATTGTTGTAAAAGATGGAATCATAGTAGAAATACGCTAG
- a CDS encoding gamma-glutamyl-gamma-aminobutyrate hydrolase family protein: protein MKPVIGITGNRLVKGVDVFYGHRVTYTQQRYVDAIQKVGGFPIALPIDDPSVAVQAISLVDGLLLTGGQDITPQFYLEEPSQEIGAYFPPRDSYEIALVRAALDAGKPIFAICRGMQLVNVALGGSLYQDISQVETKALQHLQRVDEQLGSHTIDIEPTSELAKHHPNKKLVNSLHHQFIKKLAPSFKVTARTADGMIEAVEGDNLPSWYLGVQWHPELMFQTDPESEQLFRALVDESKKTMVK, encoded by the coding sequence ATGAAGCCAGTTATTGGAATTACCGGAAATAGATTAGTAAAAGGTGTAGACGTTTTTTATGGACACCGTGTGACTTATACACAACAGCGCTATGTAGATGCTATTCAAAAAGTTGGCGGATTTCCTATCGCTTTGCCAATAGATGACCCGTCTGTTGCCGTTCAAGCAATTTCTCTCGTAGATGGTTTGCTTTTAACCGGTGGACAAGACATTACGCCACAATTTTATTTAGAAGAGCCGTCCCAAGAAATCGGCGCCTATTTCCCGCCGCGAGACAGCTATGAAATCGCCTTAGTTCGAGCAGCATTAGACGCTGGGAAACCGATTTTTGCTATTTGCCGCGGGATGCAACTGGTTAATGTGGCATTAGGCGGCTCACTTTATCAAGATATTAGCCAAGTCGAAACAAAAGCCCTCCAACATTTGCAACGTGTCGATGAACAACTAGGCTCGCATACCATTGATATTGAACCGACAAGTGAACTCGCAAAGCATCATCCAAACAAAAAATTAGTCAATTCACTACATCACCAATTTATCAAAAAATTAGCGCCAAGTTTTAAAGTAACAGCGCGAACTGCGGATGGAATGATTGAAGCAGTAGAAGGTGACAATTTGCCAAGTTGGTATTTAGGTGTTCAGTGGCACCCAGAGTTAATGTTCCAAACAGATCCGGAAAGTGAACAATTATTCCGGGCATTAGTAGATGAATCCAAAAAAACTATGGTAAAATAA
- a CDS encoding KH domain-containing protein — protein sequence MEELILSIVKPLVDHPEDVVITPEETDTSLTYKLSVSKEDMGRVIGKQGRIAKAIRTLVYAVGSKNDKKIRLEIIE from the coding sequence ATGGAAGAACTCATTCTCTCAATCGTGAAACCTCTTGTTGACCATCCGGAAGACGTTGTTATCACGCCAGAAGAAACGGATACATCGTTAACCTACAAATTGTCTGTCAGTAAAGAAGACATGGGACGCGTGATTGGTAAGCAAGGTCGTATTGCGAAAGCGATTCGTACACTTGTCTACGCAGTTGGCTCCAAAAACGATAAGAAGATTCGTCTTGAAATTATCGAATAA
- the rpsP gene encoding 30S ribosomal protein S16, which produces MAVKIRLKRIGSKKKPFYRIVVADSRFPRDGRSIETIGTYNPLLDPVEVKIDEEATLKWMHNGAKPSDTVRNLLSREGIMEKFHNQKLGK; this is translated from the coding sequence ATGGCAGTTAAAATTCGTTTAAAACGTATTGGTTCTAAAAAGAAACCTTTCTACCGTATTGTAGTCGCTGATTCTCGTTTCCCACGTGATGGCCGTTCAATCGAAACTATTGGTACTTATAATCCATTACTTGATCCGGTTGAAGTGAAAATCGACGAAGAAGCAACTTTGAAATGGATGCATAATGGTGCAAAACCATCTGATACAGTTCGCAATCTTCTTAGCCGCGAAGGTATCATGGAAAAATTCCATAACCAAAAATTAGGTAAATAA
- a CDS encoding poly(glycerol-phosphate) alpha-glucosyltransferase produces MPWRGILDELENKIIDQLTEDEEHATYNGKWHGFLTIGYKNKRAIVINFSYLCLANLINEMKKSAIKNQTEEAISFKIDVAVDYQLENLGEWNKKALKTKKNYYRRGIALNENFKIALMEQEINANAILLPGDEGLAINVENMNRYLIQTNKNQAQLNLTVDSTIVTFNTVGWFFDGKKIHELETSELEHGRRNIEQLTPDNVSELVKHAGNYLTRQVNQTGEFNYGWFACFDKKIKHYNSLRHASTTYSMLEAFELTGEKAILEAATKALTYLEQNFIYEKEDLAFLIEPELREVKLGGSAATLLALTKYMKITGTKTYLPLCRKIANAILSLQDADGKFTHVLEYPSLEVKDIFRIIYYDGEAVFGLLRLYEIDRDLKWLDAAAKSFDHFIRDNYWQNHDHWLSYCANEITKYLPDEAYYEFGLKNAFDNLSFIYERETTFPTFLELTVATKEMSLRMEKEGLDALLRGYPLDELEKTITKRALYQLNGYFYPELAMYYKNPARIEGSFFIRHQSFRVRIDDVEHNISGYVRYYHLLKQGEISAEAETVK; encoded by the coding sequence ATGCCTTGGAGAGGTATATTAGATGAACTTGAAAATAAAATTATTGATCAATTAACAGAAGATGAAGAACACGCCACTTACAACGGGAAATGGCATGGTTTTCTAACAATCGGCTATAAAAATAAACGAGCTATTGTCATAAATTTTAGCTATCTTTGCCTAGCCAACTTAATCAATGAAATGAAAAAAAGTGCAATAAAAAACCAAACCGAAGAGGCAATTTCTTTTAAAATAGATGTAGCCGTGGATTATCAACTTGAAAATTTAGGAGAATGGAATAAAAAAGCTTTAAAAACGAAGAAAAATTATTATAGAAGAGGCATTGCCTTAAATGAAAATTTTAAAATAGCTTTAATGGAACAGGAAATTAATGCGAACGCTATCCTTCTACCAGGTGATGAGGGTTTAGCTATCAACGTTGAAAATATGAATAGATATTTAATCCAAACAAATAAAAATCAAGCTCAATTAAACTTAACCGTAGATTCCACTATTGTCACTTTTAATACGGTAGGCTGGTTTTTTGATGGAAAGAAAATTCATGAGCTAGAAACGAGCGAGCTTGAGCATGGTCGTAGAAACATCGAACAATTAACTCCAGATAATGTTTCTGAACTAGTTAAACATGCTGGGAATTATTTAACACGCCAAGTCAATCAGACAGGCGAATTTAACTACGGTTGGTTTGCTTGCTTTGATAAAAAAATTAAACACTATAATAGTTTACGCCATGCGAGTACAACTTATTCCATGCTAGAAGCCTTCGAACTAACAGGCGAAAAAGCTATTTTAGAAGCAGCGACAAAAGCTTTGACCTATTTAGAACAGAATTTTATTTACGAAAAAGAGGATCTAGCTTTTCTCATTGAACCAGAATTGCGTGAAGTTAAATTAGGCGGGTCAGCTGCCACTTTACTAGCGTTAACTAAATACATGAAAATTACTGGAACGAAAACCTATCTGCCATTATGCCGGAAAATAGCCAATGCGATTCTTTCCTTGCAAGACGCTGACGGAAAGTTTACGCATGTTCTGGAATATCCCTCCTTAGAAGTAAAAGATATTTTCCGAATTATTTATTACGACGGGGAAGCTGTGTTTGGTCTACTTCGCTTATATGAAATCGACCGCGATTTGAAATGGTTAGATGCAGCAGCAAAATCCTTTGATCATTTTATTCGCGATAATTATTGGCAAAACCATGATCACTGGCTGAGTTACTGTGCTAACGAAATCACGAAATACCTTCCGGATGAGGCATACTACGAATTCGGACTGAAAAATGCTTTTGACAACCTATCATTTATTTACGAACGCGAAACCACTTTTCCGACCTTTTTAGAGCTCACAGTTGCGACAAAAGAGATGTCACTTCGAATGGAAAAAGAAGGGCTAGATGCGTTACTTCGCGGTTATCCATTAGATGAATTGGAAAAAACGATTACAAAACGCGCATTATACCAATTAAATGGATATTTTTATCCAGAATTAGCTATGTACTACAAAAATCCAGCACGAATAGAAGGTAGCTTCTTCATTCGGCACCAATCTTTCCGTGTCAGAATTGATGATGTAGAGCACAATATTTCCGGCTATGTACGTTATTATCATCTTCTAAAACAAGGAGAAATAAGTGCTGAAGCCGAAACCGTCAAATAA
- a CDS encoding Lmo1799 family Asp-Ala repeat surface protein, with the protein MKKQRVDYKRRLDQKRAQKAKLIAALITTTTMMVAPVTVNYDSFNHQFALSGIQADAATIDLLGNSNLNTQYSNGKLVITLSGNQLVSASAVSTYYPYFELPSELSSILSNPNIRANTKIDYKIAYLGIGGIGLFNQGTVNGSSSSNFFIDPSRNAIGAKVNHLLGVGVSSVSTFTLTIDLLALGITALPSANDGKLDFAARTGDGLLDIDLLNSNAARGFITTDVGDADADADADADADADADADADADADADADADADADADADADADADADADADADADADADADADADADADADADADADADADADADADADADADADADADADADADADADADADADADADADADADADADADADADADADADADADADADADADADADADADADADADADADADADADADADADADADADADADADADADADADADADADADADADADADADADADADADADADADADADADADADADADADADADADADADADADADADADADADADADADADADADADADADADADADADADADADADADADADADADADADADADADADADADADADADADADADADADADADADADADADADADADADADADADADADADADADADADADADADADADVDIDWRDFLVEKPTVNPIYEGTKTITGSSIYKNMNINALLKSLQSDAPAGTTFYINLTLPDGTVIGNVLIHADGTYTINIPNYNLKAGDVIHLQVTAKYGNEVKTSEDVAVTVLPLVDSDADADADADADADADADADADADADADADADADADGGTNPSTNGGTTGTSNGGTGITVTNMSSNGSGTMLSSGYSADGTASISASDLPSTGDTNSSLPWVGLGLFSLAGAFLLRLFRK; encoded by the coding sequence ATGAAAAAACAGCGTGTAGATTACAAACGGAGATTAGACCAAAAGCGAGCGCAAAAAGCAAAATTAATTGCTGCGCTTATTACAACGACAACAATGATGGTGGCGCCAGTCACTGTGAATTACGATTCTTTTAATCACCAATTTGCCCTAAGTGGTATTCAAGCGGATGCAGCGACCATTGATTTGCTGGGGAATTCTAATCTAAATACACAGTATTCTAATGGGAAATTAGTGATTACGCTTTCGGGGAATCAATTAGTTAGTGCGAGTGCGGTATCCACGTATTATCCATACTTTGAACTACCAAGTGAACTTTCTTCTATTTTAAGTAATCCAAATATAAGAGCAAATACGAAAATTGATTATAAAATTGCTTATTTAGGAATTGGCGGTATTGGATTATTTAATCAAGGTACTGTTAATGGAAGCAGTTCAAGTAATTTCTTTATCGATCCTAGTAGAAATGCGATTGGTGCCAAAGTAAATCATTTACTGGGAGTTGGGGTTAGTAGTGTATCTACATTCACTTTGACAATTGATTTACTTGCGCTTGGCATAACAGCGCTTCCTAGTGCTAATGATGGGAAATTGGATTTTGCTGCAAGAACTGGTGATGGGCTTTTGGATATTGATTTGTTGAATAGCAATGCGGCTCGTGGTTTTATTACTACGGATGTTGGAGATGCGGATGCCGATGCGGATGCCGACGCCGATGCCGATGCCGACGCCGATGCTGACGCGGATGCGGATGCCGATGCCGACGCGGATGCGGATGCTGACGCCGACGCCGATGCGGACGCTGACGCCGATGCTGACGCCGATGCGGATGCTGATGCGGACGCTGATGCGGACGCGGATGCCGATGCTGACGCCGACGCGGATGCTGACGCCGACGCGGATGCGGATGCTGACGCCGATGCGGATGCCGACGCCGATGCGGACGCTGACGCCGATGCTGACGCCGACGCGGATGCCGACGCTGACGCAGATGCGGACGCTGACGCCGATGCGGATGCCGACGCTGACGCCGATGCCGACGCGGATGCGGATGCTGACGCCGATGCCGACGCTGACGCCGATGCCGACGCGGATGCGGATGCTGACGCCGATGCGGATGCTGACGCCGATGCGGATGCTGACGCCGATGCGGATGCTGACGCCGATGCCGACGCGGATGCGGATGCGGATGCCGACGCGGATGCGGATGCCGACGCCGATGCCGACGCCGATGCCGACGCCGATGCTGACGCGGATGCGGATGCGGATGCCGACGCGGATGCGGATGCGGATGCTGACGCCGACGCCGATGCGGACGCTGACGCTGACGCCGATGCTGACGCCGATGCGGATGCCGATGCTGACGCCGACGCGGATGCTGACGCCGACGCGGATGCGGATGCTGACGCCGATGCGGATGCCGACGCCGATGCGGACGCTGACGCCGATGCTGATGCCGATGCTGACGCCGACGCGGATGCCGACGCTGACGCCGATGCGGACGCTGACGCCGATGCTGATGCCGACGCTGACGCCGATGCCGACGCTGATGCGGATGCTGACGCCGATGCCGACGCTGACGCCGATGCCGACGCGGATGCTGATGCTGACGCCGATGCTGATGCTGACGCCGATGCCGACGCGGATGCCGACGCTGATGCGGATGCGGATGCCGACGCTGATGCGGATGCTGATGCCGACGCTGATGCGGATGCTGATGCCGACGCTGACGCGGATGCTGACGCCGACGCTGATGCGGATGCCGACGCTGACGCCGATGCCGATGCGGATGCGGATGCCGACGCGGATGCGGATGCCGACGCGGATGCGGATGCCGATGCGGATGCGGATGCCGACGCTGATGCGGATGCCGATGCGGATGCTGACGTAGACATCGACTGGAGAGATTTCTTAGTTGAAAAACCAACTGTAAATCCAATATACGAAGGGACTAAAACCATTACAGGTTCTTCCATTTATAAAAATATGAATATAAATGCCCTTCTAAAATCATTGCAATCAGATGCACCAGCTGGAACAACTTTCTATATTAATTTAACTCTTCCAGATGGTACTGTTATCGGAAATGTCTTAATCCATGCAGATGGAACCTATACTATTAATATTCCTAATTATAATTTGAAAGCTGGAGATGTTATTCATCTTCAAGTAACAGCTAAATATGGTAATGAAGTTAAAACGAGTGAAGATGTAGCTGTAACTGTCCTACCATTAGTAGATTCTGATGCCGATGCCGACGCCGATGCTGACGCCGATGCCGACGCCGATGCGGATGCCGACGCCGATGCCGACGCCGATGCCGACGCTGATGCCGACGCTGATGCCGATGGAGGAACAAATCCTTCTACCAATGGAGGAACTACTGGAACTTCTAACGGAGGTACAGGCATAACTGTTACGAACATGAGTTCAAATGGTTCGGGAACAATGCTTTCCTCGGGTTATAGCGCGGATGGAACAGCTTCTATCTCAGCGAGTGATCTTCCTTCAACTGGAGATACCAACAGTAGTCTGCCGTGGGTTGGACTTGGTCTCTTCTCGCTAGCTGGTGCGTTTTTACTACGTCTTTTCCGTAAATAA
- the lipA gene encoding tyrosine/lipid phosphatase LipA, with protein MKHWVKVTGAGILGATILLGGCGAQSEEKAEANVKTEQTLQPGSQIKLEGAVNVRDLGGYKTTDGLTIKPHKLIRSAELANLSDSDKKKLIHTYNLSHIVDFRTNSEVAAKPDPKLTNVDYTHDSVMKDNGASTSTQDLTASLAKMDNPETFLINANKSFITDETSIQAYKEFFDILLANQDGSVLWHCTAGKDRAGFGTALVLSALDVDKNTVIDDYMLSNKYRADENKKAIKAVAAKTDNKKVIDGMTAVMEVRESYINAAFDEIDAKYGSMDNFLKEKLGLTDAKKEQLKKAYLY; from the coding sequence ATGAAACATTGGGTAAAAGTAACAGGGGCAGGGATACTAGGCGCAACCATACTACTAGGAGGATGCGGGGCGCAGTCAGAAGAAAAAGCAGAAGCAAATGTTAAAACCGAACAAACACTCCAACCGGGCAGCCAAATTAAATTAGAAGGTGCCGTAAATGTCCGGGACTTAGGTGGATACAAAACAACGGATGGACTAACCATTAAGCCACATAAACTTATTCGAAGTGCCGAACTCGCCAACTTAAGTGATTCAGATAAGAAGAAACTTATTCATACATACAATCTTTCTCATATAGTTGATTTCCGAACGAATTCAGAAGTCGCAGCCAAACCAGATCCAAAACTCACAAATGTGGACTATACGCACGATTCTGTGATGAAAGATAATGGCGCATCTACAAGTACACAAGATTTAACTGCCAGCCTAGCTAAAATGGATAACCCAGAAACATTTCTTATTAATGCCAATAAAAGTTTTATTACAGATGAAACTTCTATTCAAGCCTATAAAGAATTTTTCGATATACTACTAGCCAATCAAGATGGTTCTGTTCTTTGGCACTGCACAGCTGGAAAAGACCGAGCTGGATTTGGAACCGCCCTCGTTCTATCAGCTTTAGATGTGGATAAAAATACGGTAATTGACGATTATATGTTGTCGAACAAATATCGTGCCGATGAAAATAAAAAAGCAATAAAAGCCGTTGCAGCAAAAACAGATAATAAAAAAGTGATTGATGGAATGACAGCCGTAATGGAAGTTCGTGAATCTTATATCAATGCAGCTTTCGATGAAATTGATGCAAAATATGGTTCGATGGATAACTTTTTGAAAGAAAAACTTGGACTAACCGACGCGAAAAAAGAACAACTAAAAAAAGCCTATCTTTATTAA